A genomic region of Metopolophium dirhodum isolate CAU chromosome 1, ASM1992520v1, whole genome shotgun sequence contains the following coding sequences:
- the LOC132934147 gene encoding uncharacterized protein PF3D7_1120600 isoform X2, with protein sequence MSDDIPPLIPETPPPMTKLDWEDDEDFMDYPHLALELPSESSLSPDGGWNPIDELSLPYDGDDVHETAVCIEANTNESLSKLPSSIAKNDLSMESSLSEQEPSLHQNNLSIWKDKKDVPCENIKKLTSNDSCDNVNEIDCNTEIKHNESSENVIDNNRKIINDDLSLTSEQYISDLVNIKNNIIPQHLPNLVLQLNNYEVYENNEIYQPKTNANNEKSTGQDILVNGHLECVDIEESSNQTNCVQNVLLDDLKNDVSDTDTPNGMYAMLVDNLSINNNNIMIKNDQEEYTDFCDFETDLPHSLNVPLPNRTSQEHHEIIEDPQTVDQHDFDKIPLTQFNDEHCKMLKNISILVENKKEQNVESINPNCSTFQYNKINVEHNSDSEFDEFSDFHVFPTSTTKKKSICDTNDDDDDDDFCTYETCRQDFNDTVELKHSNVKCVTSNDSVLKSENQNSIINNDDDDNFCDFESGYTTSGFHTSDQVIDLKQSYAILDSESRVQLDYKQFCKDAFQGDYELCEEADFQNLDNELNESQVWQSLKDVDSSPALNYNWTKSESNNVFLASLSIDSRNILYGASWNPKVPRFAANMSNNPLEPLKASNNDTTDTKISQSFSNGPMQDTVPDPEFDWKSSGLINPLDFQPQTWKTSEVVKEEDTPFQSSPESIDVFDEFFSASLPSSSDNQSIDTIESPSSLIATVSHEAQRILDNLPDFKVLQKPYLVILEKENNLFLN encoded by the exons ATGTCTGATGACATACCACCTCTGATACCCGAAACTCCACCTCCCATGACCAAATTGGACTGGGAAGATGATGAGGATTTTATGGACTACCCTCATCTGGCCTTGGAACTGCCGTCTGAGTCTAGTTTAA GTCCAGATGGTGGGTGGAATCCTATTGACGAATTATCACTTCCTTATGATGGTGATGACGTTCACGAAACAGCGGTTTGTATTGAAGCAAATACCAATGAAAGCTTGTCAAAACTGCCGTCAAGTATTGCAAAGAATGACCTATCCATGGAATCATCATTATCTGAACAAGAGCCTAGTTTACATCAAAACAATTTATCCATATGGAAAGATAAAAAAGATGTGCcttgtgaaaatataaaaaaattaacgtccAATGACAGTTGTGATAATGTCAATGAAATAGACTGTAATACAGAGATCAAACACAATGAATCctctgaaaatgtaatagataataataggaaaataattaatgatgacTTGTCTTTAACTTCTGAACAATATATTTCTGacttagtaaatataaaaaataatataataccacaaCATTTACCAAATTTAGTACTTCAATTAAATAACTATGAAGTATACGAAAATAATGAGATTTATCAACCTAAAACCAAtgctaataatgaaaaatcaacTGGTCAAGATATCTTGGTTAATGGTCATTTAGAATGTGTAGATATTGAAGAATCATCCAATCAAACCAACtgtgttcaaaatgttttattagacgatttaaaaaatgatgtaaGTGATACTGATACGCCTAATGGTATGTATGCAATGTTAGttgataatttatcaattaataataataatattatgattaaaaatgatCAAGAAGAGTATACAGATTTCTGTGATTTTGAAACTGATTTGCCTCATTCTTTAAATGTGCCTTTACCAAACAGAACATCACAAGAACATCATGAAATTATTGAAGATCCTCAGACTGTTGATCAAcatgattttgataaaatacctTTAACACAGTTTAATGACGAACActgtaaaatgttgaaaaatatttctatattagttGAGAATAAAAAAGAACAAAATGTAGAATCTATTAATCCTAATTGTTCAACATttcaatataacaaaattaatgttgAGCATAATTCAGATTCTGAATTTGATGAATTCTCTGACTTTCATGTATTTCCAACTTCaactaccaaaaaaaaatcaatatgtgatacaaatgatgatgatgatgatgatgatttttgTACATATGAAACTTGTAGACAAGATTTTAATGACACGGTAGAGTTAAAACATTCCAATGTGAAATGTGTAACCAGTAATGATTCAGTATTGAAATCTGAGAAccaaaatagtataattaacaatgatgatgatgacaatTTCTGTGATTTTGAATCTGGTTACACTACATCAGGTTTTCATACAAGTGATCAAGTTAtagatttaaaacaaagttatgCAATATTAGATTCAGAATCCCGTGTTCAACttgattataaacaattttgtaaaGACGCTTTTCAAGGAGATTAT gaGTTATGTGAGGAAGCTGATTTTCAAAACTTAGATAATGAGTTAAATGAGTCTCAAGTTTGGCAGAGTTTAAAAGATGTAGACTCAAGTCCAGCCCTCAACTATAATTGGACCAAATCGgaatcaaataatgtttttcttgCTTCACTCTCGATTGATTCTAGGAACATA TTGTATGGTGCTTCTTGGAACCCAAAAGTCCCTAGATTTGCCGCAAATATGTCTAACAATCCATTGGAACCATTAAAAGCTTCTAACAATGACACAACTGATACAAAAATATCACAATCTTTTTCCAATGGTCCAATGCAG gaTACAGTACCGGACCCTGAATTCGACTGGAAAAGCAGTGGTTTAATAAATCCATTGGACT TTCAGCCTCAAACATGGAAAACATCTGAGGTTGTGAAAGAAGAAGACACCCCCTTCCAAAGTAGTCCTGAAAGTATAGATGTGTTCGATGAGTTTTTCAGCGCATCACTACCGTCATCATCAGACAATCAATCAATAGACACCATTGAAAGTCCAAGTTCTCTCATAGCAACAGTGAGTCATGAAGCACAAAGGATTTTGGATAATTTGCCTGATTTCAAGGTATTGCAAAAAccttatttagtaatattagaaaaagaaaacaatttatttctgaattaa
- the LOC132934147 gene encoding protein PFC0760c isoform X1 — translation MSDDIPPLIPETPPPMTKLDWEDDEDFMDYPHLALELPSESSLSPDGGWNPIDELSLPYDGDDVHETAVCIEANTNESLSKLPSSIAKNDLSMESSLSEQEPSLHQNNLSIWKDKKDVPCENIKKLTSNDSCDNVNEIDCNTEIKHNESSENVIDNNRKIINDDLSLTSEQYISDLVNIKNNIIPQHLPNLVLQLNNYEVYENNEIYQPKTNANNEKSTGQDILVNGHLECVDIEESSNQTNCVQNVLLDDLKNDVSDTDTPNGMYAMLVDNLSINNNNIMIKNDQEEYTDFCDFETDLPHSLNVPLPNRTSQEHHEIIEDPQTVDQHDFDKIPLTQFNDEHCKMLKNISILVENKKEQNVESINPNCSTFQYNKINVEHNSDSEFDEFSDFHVFPTSTTKKKSICDTNDDDDDDDFCTYETCRQDFNDTVELKHSNVKCVTSNDSVLKSENQNSIINNDDDDNFCDFESGYTTSGFHTSDQVIDLKQSYAILDSESRVQLDYKQFCKDAFQGDYELCEEADFQNLDNELNESQVWQSLKDVDSSPALNYNWTKSESNNVFLASLSIDSRNILYGASWNPKVPRFAANMSNNPLEPLKASNNDTTDTKISQSFSNGPMQDTVPDPEFDWKSSGLINPLDCNHTSLLDLELLDTLAPCCTNALQPQTWKTSEVVKEEDTPFQSSPESIDVFDEFFSASLPSSSDNQSIDTIESPSSLIATVSHEAQRILDNLPDFKVLQKPYLVILEKENNLFLN, via the exons ATGTCTGATGACATACCACCTCTGATACCCGAAACTCCACCTCCCATGACCAAATTGGACTGGGAAGATGATGAGGATTTTATGGACTACCCTCATCTGGCCTTGGAACTGCCGTCTGAGTCTAGTTTAA GTCCAGATGGTGGGTGGAATCCTATTGACGAATTATCACTTCCTTATGATGGTGATGACGTTCACGAAACAGCGGTTTGTATTGAAGCAAATACCAATGAAAGCTTGTCAAAACTGCCGTCAAGTATTGCAAAGAATGACCTATCCATGGAATCATCATTATCTGAACAAGAGCCTAGTTTACATCAAAACAATTTATCCATATGGAAAGATAAAAAAGATGTGCcttgtgaaaatataaaaaaattaacgtccAATGACAGTTGTGATAATGTCAATGAAATAGACTGTAATACAGAGATCAAACACAATGAATCctctgaaaatgtaatagataataataggaaaataattaatgatgacTTGTCTTTAACTTCTGAACAATATATTTCTGacttagtaaatataaaaaataatataataccacaaCATTTACCAAATTTAGTACTTCAATTAAATAACTATGAAGTATACGAAAATAATGAGATTTATCAACCTAAAACCAAtgctaataatgaaaaatcaacTGGTCAAGATATCTTGGTTAATGGTCATTTAGAATGTGTAGATATTGAAGAATCATCCAATCAAACCAACtgtgttcaaaatgttttattagacgatttaaaaaatgatgtaaGTGATACTGATACGCCTAATGGTATGTATGCAATGTTAGttgataatttatcaattaataataataatattatgattaaaaatgatCAAGAAGAGTATACAGATTTCTGTGATTTTGAAACTGATTTGCCTCATTCTTTAAATGTGCCTTTACCAAACAGAACATCACAAGAACATCATGAAATTATTGAAGATCCTCAGACTGTTGATCAAcatgattttgataaaatacctTTAACACAGTTTAATGACGAACActgtaaaatgttgaaaaatatttctatattagttGAGAATAAAAAAGAACAAAATGTAGAATCTATTAATCCTAATTGTTCAACATttcaatataacaaaattaatgttgAGCATAATTCAGATTCTGAATTTGATGAATTCTCTGACTTTCATGTATTTCCAACTTCaactaccaaaaaaaaatcaatatgtgatacaaatgatgatgatgatgatgatgatttttgTACATATGAAACTTGTAGACAAGATTTTAATGACACGGTAGAGTTAAAACATTCCAATGTGAAATGTGTAACCAGTAATGATTCAGTATTGAAATCTGAGAAccaaaatagtataattaacaatgatgatgatgacaatTTCTGTGATTTTGAATCTGGTTACACTACATCAGGTTTTCATACAAGTGATCAAGTTAtagatttaaaacaaagttatgCAATATTAGATTCAGAATCCCGTGTTCAACttgattataaacaattttgtaaaGACGCTTTTCAAGGAGATTAT gaGTTATGTGAGGAAGCTGATTTTCAAAACTTAGATAATGAGTTAAATGAGTCTCAAGTTTGGCAGAGTTTAAAAGATGTAGACTCAAGTCCAGCCCTCAACTATAATTGGACCAAATCGgaatcaaataatgtttttcttgCTTCACTCTCGATTGATTCTAGGAACATA TTGTATGGTGCTTCTTGGAACCCAAAAGTCCCTAGATTTGCCGCAAATATGTCTAACAATCCATTGGAACCATTAAAAGCTTCTAACAATGACACAACTGATACAAAAATATCACAATCTTTTTCCAATGGTCCAATGCAG gaTACAGTACCGGACCCTGAATTCGACTGGAAAAGCAGTGGTTTAATAAATCCATTGGACT GTAATCATACGTCGCTACTCGATCTTGAACTCCTTGATACACTTGCACCATGCTGTACAAATGCTC TTCAGCCTCAAACATGGAAAACATCTGAGGTTGTGAAAGAAGAAGACACCCCCTTCCAAAGTAGTCCTGAAAGTATAGATGTGTTCGATGAGTTTTTCAGCGCATCACTACCGTCATCATCAGACAATCAATCAATAGACACCATTGAAAGTCCAAGTTCTCTCATAGCAACAGTGAGTCATGAAGCACAAAGGATTTTGGATAATTTGCCTGATTTCAAGGTATTGCAAAAAccttatttagtaatattagaaaaagaaaacaatttatttctgaattaa
- the LOC132934147 gene encoding uncharacterized protein PF3D7_1120600 isoform X3 — protein sequence MSDDIPPLIPETPPPMTKLDWEDDEDFMDYPHLALELPSESSLSPDGGWNPIDELSLPYDGDDVHETAVCIEANTNESLSKLPSSIAKNDLSMESSLSEQEPSLHQNNLSIWKDKKDVPCENIKKLTSNDSCDNVNEIDCNTEIKHNESSENVIDNNRKIINDDLSLTSEQYISDLVNIKNNIIPQHLPNLVLQLNNYEVYENNEIYQPKTNANNEKSTGQDILVNGHLECVDIEESSNQTNCVQNVLLDDLKNDVSDTDTPNGMYAMLVDNLSINNNNIMIKNDQEEYTDFCDFETDLPHSLNVPLPNRTSQEHHEIIEDPQTVDQHDFDKIPLTQFNDEHCKMLKNISILVENKKEQNVESINPNCSTFQYNKINVEHNSDSEFDEFSDFHVFPTSTTKKKSICDTNDDDDDDDFCTYETCRQDFNDTVELKHSNVKCVTSNDSVLKSENQNSIINNDDDDNFCDFESGYTTSGFHTSDQVIDLKQSYAILDSESRVQLDYKQFCKDAFQGDYELCEEADFQNLDNELNESQVWQSLKDVDSSPALNYNWTKSESNNVFLASLSIDSRNILYGASWNPKVPRFAANMSNNPLEPLKASNNDTTDTKISQSFSNGPMQDTVPDPEFDWKSSGLINPLDSTRINRWKLIYHSKLTALVNTYIKIKSVVFLVVHYLFLYILYV from the exons ATGTCTGATGACATACCACCTCTGATACCCGAAACTCCACCTCCCATGACCAAATTGGACTGGGAAGATGATGAGGATTTTATGGACTACCCTCATCTGGCCTTGGAACTGCCGTCTGAGTCTAGTTTAA GTCCAGATGGTGGGTGGAATCCTATTGACGAATTATCACTTCCTTATGATGGTGATGACGTTCACGAAACAGCGGTTTGTATTGAAGCAAATACCAATGAAAGCTTGTCAAAACTGCCGTCAAGTATTGCAAAGAATGACCTATCCATGGAATCATCATTATCTGAACAAGAGCCTAGTTTACATCAAAACAATTTATCCATATGGAAAGATAAAAAAGATGTGCcttgtgaaaatataaaaaaattaacgtccAATGACAGTTGTGATAATGTCAATGAAATAGACTGTAATACAGAGATCAAACACAATGAATCctctgaaaatgtaatagataataataggaaaataattaatgatgacTTGTCTTTAACTTCTGAACAATATATTTCTGacttagtaaatataaaaaataatataataccacaaCATTTACCAAATTTAGTACTTCAATTAAATAACTATGAAGTATACGAAAATAATGAGATTTATCAACCTAAAACCAAtgctaataatgaaaaatcaacTGGTCAAGATATCTTGGTTAATGGTCATTTAGAATGTGTAGATATTGAAGAATCATCCAATCAAACCAACtgtgttcaaaatgttttattagacgatttaaaaaatgatgtaaGTGATACTGATACGCCTAATGGTATGTATGCAATGTTAGttgataatttatcaattaataataataatattatgattaaaaatgatCAAGAAGAGTATACAGATTTCTGTGATTTTGAAACTGATTTGCCTCATTCTTTAAATGTGCCTTTACCAAACAGAACATCACAAGAACATCATGAAATTATTGAAGATCCTCAGACTGTTGATCAAcatgattttgataaaatacctTTAACACAGTTTAATGACGAACActgtaaaatgttgaaaaatatttctatattagttGAGAATAAAAAAGAACAAAATGTAGAATCTATTAATCCTAATTGTTCAACATttcaatataacaaaattaatgttgAGCATAATTCAGATTCTGAATTTGATGAATTCTCTGACTTTCATGTATTTCCAACTTCaactaccaaaaaaaaatcaatatgtgatacaaatgatgatgatgatgatgatgatttttgTACATATGAAACTTGTAGACAAGATTTTAATGACACGGTAGAGTTAAAACATTCCAATGTGAAATGTGTAACCAGTAATGATTCAGTATTGAAATCTGAGAAccaaaatagtataattaacaatgatgatgatgacaatTTCTGTGATTTTGAATCTGGTTACACTACATCAGGTTTTCATACAAGTGATCAAGTTAtagatttaaaacaaagttatgCAATATTAGATTCAGAATCCCGTGTTCAACttgattataaacaattttgtaaaGACGCTTTTCAAGGAGATTAT gaGTTATGTGAGGAAGCTGATTTTCAAAACTTAGATAATGAGTTAAATGAGTCTCAAGTTTGGCAGAGTTTAAAAGATGTAGACTCAAGTCCAGCCCTCAACTATAATTGGACCAAATCGgaatcaaataatgtttttcttgCTTCACTCTCGATTGATTCTAGGAACATA TTGTATGGTGCTTCTTGGAACCCAAAAGTCCCTAGATTTGCCGCAAATATGTCTAACAATCCATTGGAACCATTAAAAGCTTCTAACAATGACACAACTGATACAAAAATATCACAATCTTTTTCCAATGGTCCAATGCAG gaTACAGTACCGGACCCTGAATTCGACTGGAAAAGCAGTGGTTTAATAAATCCATTGGACT CCACAAGAATTAATAGATggaaattaatatatcattctaaATTAACGGCATTGGTAAACACTTATATTAAGATAAAGAGTGTTGTATTTTTGGTTGTTCATTatctttttttgtatattttatacgtttaa